The nucleotide window AGCCCGGCCGCACCAGCACGCGGTCGCCGATCTCGGTATCGCTGAGGACGCTATAGGAGCGGATGCGGCAGTCGGAGCCGACGCGGCTCTTGCCCAGGATCTGCACGAAGGGCTCGATCACCGTGTCCCGCCCGATGCGCACCTGGGCGTCGATCATGCAGGTCTCGGGACGCAGGATGGTGACCCCGGCGGCCATCAGCTCTTCGCACTTGGCTCGGCGAAGTTTGGCGTCCAGAGTGGCTAGCTCGGCCCGCGTGTTGATTCCCAGAATATCTTCCGGCACTTCCGACTTCAACGCCACTACCTTTTCCTTGGCCGCGCGCAGCAGGGCGGCGATGTCGGTGAGGTAGTACTCGCGGTGTGCGTTCTCCGTGGTCAGCTTCCCCAACTGCGCGAACAGCGGCTTGGTGGCGAAAACGTAGATCCCAGCATTGATTTCGCGGATCCCGGCCTGCTCCGGGCGCAGCGACTTCTGCTCCACGATGGCCGCTACCTCGTCCCCGCGCCGGCGCAGGACCCTCCCGTAGCCGGTGGGGTCGGCAAGCTCGGCCGTCAGCATGGTCATGGCGGCCTTCTGCTCCCGGTGGAAGGCGAGCAGCCGTTCCAGGGTTTCCGGGCGGATCAGCGGTACGTCGCCCGATAGCACCAGCACGTCTCGGTAGCGTTCGAGCGCCGGCCGGGCGACCAGCAGCGCGTGTCCGGTGCCGCGCTGCCGCGCTTGCAGGACGAAGCGCACCCCGGTGCGGGCGACGCCTTCTCGCACCCGCTCCGCCTCATGCCCGATGATGGCGTAGATGTCGCGCGGCCGGGCCACCCGCCGCGCCGCCGCGATCACGTGCTCCAGCAGCGCCTTTCCCGCCAACTGGTGCAGCACCTTCGGGTGCCGGGACTTGAGCCGCGTGCCCTTGCCCGCCGCCAGGATGGCGATGGCGGTATGGCTTGCGGAGGCTTTCCGGCGCGCCTTTCGGCGGGGCGCGCCCGCGCCCGCCGCTGCGGCTTTTCCAGGACGGCGCATCAGTGGATCCTCCGGGCCTCAGAGCCGGCAGCGGCCAGAGCCGGCGCGGTCGCTGCCGGCTGCGGGTCTCTCTGGCCGACGCTGGTCCCCAGCTCCATCAGCGCGCGGGCCACCGCGTCGCTGGCGTGCCGCGCCACACCGTTTTCCTCCTTCAGAAAGTCGCCGGCCACCACCTGCACCCCCAGCTTCTCCAGCTCCTTCGCGTCCGGGAGGATCGGTTCTGTGCCCTGCTTGGCGTACTTGGCCTTGAGCCGCGCCGTCACCGGGATGCGGTTGACCAGCGCTACATCAAAGATGGGAGCGCCTCCATGCCGGTAGATGGCGCGCACATGGTCGGCGGCGGTCATCCCCAGGCTCTCGTTGGTCTGGGTCATCAGGTTGCACACGAACACCTTGAGCGCGGGGGAAGCGGCCAGGGCGCGCGCCAGCGGCCGCACCAGCAGGTTGGGAATGAGGCTGGTAAACAGCGAGCCCGGACCGATGGTGATCAGGTCGGCCCGCCGGGACGCCCCCCGCCCCGGAACCAGCCGCACCTGTGCGATGCGCTTGGGGCTGGCGGTGATCCTGGTTTCGCCCCGCACCCGCGAGCCATCGTGCATCCGCGCTTCCAATTGCACGTTGGCCAGAGTGGAAGGGAAGATGTTGCCGCGCGTGGCCAGGATGGTGGCGGCGAACTTCACCGCTTCCGCGAAGTCGCCGGTGATTCCGGTGACCGCGGTGACGAACAGGTTCCCAAAGCTGTGTCCTTTCAACCCGGCGCCCGTCCGGAAGTGGTGCTGGAAGAGCGGTCCCAGCAGGCTCTCGTCTTCCGACATGGCCACCAGGCAGTTGCGGATGTCGTCGGGGGGCAGGATGTGGAACTCCTTGCGCAGGCGCCCGCTCGAGCCGCCGTCGTCGGTCACCGTCACCACCGCCGTCAGCTCCAGGATTGCCGGGAGCGCGCCGGGAGCCTCGCCCGGGGTCAGCACGAATCTCTTCAGCCCCTTGAGCAGCGTGGAAAGGCCGGAGCCGCCGCCCAAGGCGACCACCCTCAGCGCCTGTCCACGGCGGTCGGTGAAACGGCGATACGCCGGATTCGAGCGCGGGTGCAAGGTCATGCCAGGATGATTCTACCGCTGTTTTCGGCGGGAACCCGAACGCGAAGGAGTCCGTGTGCTTTTCTCTCCCGAGACGGGAGCCGGCGCTGCAGCCGCCTCCCCGGGTTCCGGGTACAGCAGCTCGGTGAAGCGCGGGTCGTCGCCCAGGTTCTGGAAGTCGGAGTCATTGCGCGCCTGGTAGCGGTTGGCGGGGTTCAGGCGGATGGCCTGGTCCAGACGCCGCAGCGATTCCTCCACCCGGCCCGTCAAGCACTCCAGCACGGCCAGGCCGTAGAGAGCGTAGTCGGCGTCGGGCGCCTGCTTGTGGATCTTCTCCAGATGCGCCCGCGCGCCGTCGTGGTCGCCCGCGTTCATCAGCGAAACCGCGTAGTCGTAGTGCTCGGCGGACGTCTTGAAGGCGGTGGCGGTGCGCGCCAGGTGCTGCTCGCAGTTGTGCAAGTGGACGGTGGCCCGGTCGGCCAGCTCCCGGCTCGGACCCGCTACCACCTTCTCCAGCAGGCCCTGGGCGCGCTCGAACTTGTGCGCCTGCATGGCCCTCAGACCGGCCTCGTAGTTTTGCACAGCCTGTGCAACGCGCGGGACGTTGGGCAGCAAAGGCTTGCGCGCCGACGCTTCTGCCGGCCGGTCCATCCCCGAACCCCGCTTCGCCAAGATCTTTATTCTCTTGCCCTTGGCAGGGGAACGCTGAACTTTTCCTGTGGCTTTTTTGGGCATCCCTGGGCATCCTGCCCCGGCCCCTAGGCCGCGGGCATCCTGAGCTTCTGTGGAAAAGCGAATGGGCGCCGAAAAAACAGCTGACGCGTCATCCGCCGAGCAAGCGGCTGTTATACGCGCCCATTCGGGGCGCGTCAACTGCACAAAGAACGGTGCGCCGGGTCAGTTGATGGATGCGGCCTTTTCCAGATCGATCTTTTCCCACTCCCCGCGCACGATGCCTTCGCGGATCTGCATCGCGCTCCGGCCCTTCTTGTGCATCTGGTAGGTGTAGAAGGCTTCTTTCATACACGCGGAGCAGTGCGCGCCGTGCACCGATTCGAAGCAGCTATGCAGGCTGGTGTGTCCCACGCTGCGGTCGCAGTGGCAATAGCAGGGTTGCTGATAAAGCATTGCAGGAACTTTGGCCGCGAGCTGGTAGGCCTTCGCCTGGAAGGGATACTTGAACGACGGCCCCACCAGGTCCATCCCCGAAAGGATGGGGGGAAGCGGATCGCCTTTCTTGGGCGGCGCCGGATGGTAGGCGGGGATGTCGTATCCGCCGAACTGGGCCGCGGAGCCGATGGCCATCAGCGTGAGAAAGGTCAGAGTGAGAAAACGCTTCATTGGTTCGCCTCCCGCAGCCGAGTCAGCATTGTAACGGATTGGATGCTTTTTCTGCCCTCCCGGGCATCCGCTTCGCCCCGGAAATCGTCTAAAATCACTAGACGTGCCATGTCCGCCGAAGCTCCGGCCCCGCTCGCTCCTCCCGCCGCTTCCGGCCTGCGCTCGCACCTGCGCGCCTGGGCCCGCGACTTGGTGATTGCTCTGGGCCTCGCCTCCTTCATCATCCTGTTTCTTTATCAGCCGGTGAAGGTCGAGGGCACCAGCATGGCGCCCGGACTCGAGGACCAGGAGCGCATCTTCATCAACAAGTTCGTCTATAACTGGGAACCCATCCAGCGCGGCGACATCGTAGTCTTCCACTATCCCCGCGATCCTTCGAAGAGCTACATCAAGCGCGTCGTCGGCGTGGCCGGCGACCGCGTGCAGATCGTAAACGGCCGCGTTCTTGTGAACGGCGAAGTACAACCGGAAGAATACGTCCCGCCCGGCTACTCTGATCCCGGCTCCTATCCCGAGACCGTCGTCCCTTCCGGTTCGTATTTCGTGCTCGGCGACCACCGCAACATGTCCAACGACAGCCGCGAGTTCGGCCCGGTCGAGCAGAAGTACATCTACGGCAAGGCCGTCTTCATCTACTGGCCGGTGGAAAAGATCGGCGTCCTGCGGTAATTGACGATTGACGATTTGCGATTGCCGATTTGCAAATGGCTGCTTGGCGAAAGTGCTCGCTCCTGGGATTTCAATTCGACAATGGCCAATCGTCAGTCGGAAATTTCCCAAATCTCCACATCTCTGCTAGAATTCGTAAAATCCACTCCCCGGAGATCGAATGCAGGCGATCCTGGCCCTGGAAGATGGGCGAGTCTTCCGCGGCAAAGGCTACGGAGCCAAGGCGGAATGTTACGGGGAAGTAGTTTTTAATACCTCCATCACCGGCTACCAGGAGATTTTCACCGACCCTTCCTACGCCGGGCAGATCGTCGTCCTCACCAATCCCCAGATCGGCAACTACGGCACCAACCCCGAAGACAACGAGTCCACGCGCCCCTACATCGAGGGCCTGGTGGTGCGCGAGTTCTCCAAGGTCAGCTCCAACTGGCGCTCGCAGCAGGTGGCCGACGAGTATCTGGAGAAGTTCAAGATCCCGGTCATCGCGGAGATCGACTCCCGCGCCCTGGTGCGCCATCTGCGCACCCACGGCTGCAAGCGCGGCGTCATCTCCTCGCTCGAGACCGACGTGGAGACCCTCATCGCCAAGGCGTGCTCCATCCCCAAGATGGACGGGCAGGATCTGGCCAAGGTGGTCAGCACCAAGCAGCGCTACGTCTGGGAGGTGGGCGAGCGCTCGCATGAGCCTACCGAAGTCGTGGGCGTCAAAGACCAGCCGGCGCGCTTCCATGTGGTGGCCTACGACTACGGCATCAAGCACAACATCCTCAGGAAGCTCACCAGCGAGGGCTGCCGCGTGACCGTGGTCCCCGCCGAGACCCGCGCCGAGGACGTGCTGACCCTCAACCCCGACGGCATCTTCCTGTCGAACGGCCCCGGCGATCCGGAGCCCTGCACGTATGCTCAGGAAAACATCCGCCGCCTGATGGGCCGCAAACCTATCTTCGGCATCTGCCTGGGACACCAGCTCATCGGCCTGGCCCTGGGCGGCAAGACCTACAAGCTCAAGTTCGGCCACCACGGCGGCAACCATCCAGTGAAGAACCTAATGACCAGGAAGGTAGAGATCACCGCCCACAACCACAACTTCGCCGTGGACGCCGAGTCGCTGCCCATGAGCGAGGTCGAGCTGACGCACATGGATCTGAACGACCAAACGCTCGAAGGCCTCCGCCACCGCAACCTGCCGCTGTTCTCGGTGCAGTACCACCCCGAGGCCTCCCCCGGCCCGCACGACTCGCACTACCTGTTCAGGGAGTTCGTGAAGATGATGGAGGAGTGCAAACGGTGAGAATGCTCTTGCTGACAATGATACTGAGCAGCTCGATGCTCGGGGCCGCACCCGAGCAGAACTGGAACAAGATTTTCGGTCTTTCCTGCAGCCAAGTAAGGCTGGATGGGAAGGATGTTTCCAATAGGTCCTTCGCCATCTACCGCGTTGTGGGCAAGGAATCTGTTTGTTGCGACGCCGCTGCGCTGGTATACGAAGGCCGAACCAAGCGATTCGGGTATTTTCTGATCGGGAAGGAACTTGAGCCGGGGTATTACTTTTTTGCCTTCGAGGCCAAGAAGATGAAACTCATCGTCCCTCTCCAGATGGGAAAGAAGAAGTACGTGACAAAGAGCTGTGAAGAACCCACGACAATCATCCGAGCCAAGAGTGATGGAACGGCGACCATAGATCAGTTCATCATTGTGGATTGACAGTAATGCCTTGAAAGAGCACGGCTTCCGCCGGGTCATGCGACACCCTTAGCAGGGGTCATCCCGAGCGAAGCGAGGGACCTGATGTGAGAGGGGAGCGAAGCTACTCGGTGTACACCATGGCCAGCAAGTTGCGTCGGCTTTACACGGGGATGACCGGCGACTTACACAAGAGGGCCTTTGAGCACAAGCAGGACCTGGTGCCCGGCTTCAGCAGCAGGTACCGGATGCACTGGCTGGTGCACTACGAGAAATATCCGAACGTTTGGAGCGCGATCGACCGGGAGAAGGAGATCAAAGGCTGGCGGCGCAGCAAGAAGGTGGCGCTGATTAAGAGCGAGAACCCGACCTGGGTGGATTTGGCGGAACACTGGTACGACGATGTGCCAACGTTCTTTGGGTTGAGGAAAGCAGGTCCCTCGCTACGCTCGGGATGACCCGGCGAAGAGGGGGAAAAGCAGGTCCCTCGCTGCGCTCTGGATGACCCGAGCAGGGGGAGGGGGAGGAAAGCGGGGCGGCGGTACCGAAAGACCATGCCGAAGCGCACTGACATCTCGAAGGTCCTGATCATCGGCTCCGGACCGATCGTCATCGGGCAGTCGGCGGAGTTTGACTACTCCGGCACGCAGGCCTGTAAGGCGCTCAAGGCCGAGGGCTACGAGGTGGTGCTGGTGAACTCCAACCCCGCCACCATCATGACCGATCCGGAGACGGCCGACCGCACCTACATCGAGCCGCTCACGCGCGAGTATCTCGAGGAAATCATCCGCATCGAGTCGGATCTGTGCGGCGGGCGCGGCTTCGCGCTGCTCCCCACGGTCGGCGGGCAGACGGCCCTCAACCTTGCAGTCGAGCTGGCCGACGGCGGCGTGCTGGAGAAGTACAACGTCGAACTGATCGGGGCCAAGCTCGAAGCCATCAAGAAGGCGGAAGACCGCCTGCTGTTCAAGGACGCCGTCGCCAAGATCGGCCTCGACGTCCCCAAATCCGCCCTGGTCAACAATCTGAAGGACGGCCTCGAATTCAGCGGCAAGATCGGCTTTCCGGTCATCATCCGGCCGTCGTTCACGCTGGGCGGAACGGGCGGCGGCCTGGCCTACAACCGCGAAGAGCTGGTGGATATCCTGGCCCGCGGCCTCGATCTCTCCCCGGTGCACGAGGTTCTGATCGAGGAGAGCGTGCTGGGGTGGAAGGAATACGAGCTGGAGGTGATGCGCGATCTCGCCGACAACGTCATCGTCATCTGCTCCATCGAAAACTTCGATCCCATGGGCGTGCACACCGGCGACTCCATCACCGTGGCCCCGGCGCAGACCCTCACCGACCGCGAGTACCAGGCCATGCGCGACGCCGCCATCGCCGTCATCCGTGAGGTGGGAGTGGAGACCGGAGGCTCGAACATCCAGTTCGCCGTGCATCCCCTCACCGGGCGCATGGTGGTGATCGAGATGAACCCGCGCGTCTCGCGCTCCTCCGCCCTGGCCTCGAAGGCCACGGGATTCCCCATCGCCAAGATCGCCGCGCGACTGGCCGTGGGCTACACCCTGGACGAGATCCCCAACGACATCACCCGCAAGACGCCCGCCTGCTTTGAGCCCAGCCTCGACTACGTGGTGGTGAAGATCCCCAAGTGGCAGTTCGAAAAGTTCCCCGGCGCGGACGAGACCCTGGGCCCGCAGATGAAATCCGTCGGCGAGGTGATGGCCATCGGCCGCACCTTCAAAGAAGCGCTGATGAAAGGCATCCGCTCGCTCGAAACCGGCAAGTCGCTGCGCTCGGAGAAGATCGAGCCCCGCATCCTCACCCAGCGCCTGGTGACGCCGCATCCCGAGCGCATGAGCTACCTGCGCTACGCGCTGCGCCAGGGCCACACCGTCAAGGAGCTGGCGCAGATGACCTCCATCGATCCCTGGTTCCTCTACCAGCTCAAAGAGGCCACGGACATGTTGATGGAAGTGGAGCGCCATCCGCTGGACTCCGTCCCCGCCGAGGTGGTGCGCGAGGCCAAGCGCATGGGCATCTCGGACTCGCGCCTGGCCGAAGCCTTCCGCGTCGCCGACGGCAAGGGCGCCACCGAGAAGATCCGCCACCTGCGCAAGAAGCACGGCATCGCGCCCGTCTACAAGCTGGTGGACACCTGCGCCGCCGAGTTCGAGAGCTACACCCCCTACCTCTACTCCACCTACGAGGAGGAGGACGAAGCTCCGCCCACCGACAAAAAGAAGGTCATCATCCTGGGCAGCGGGCCCAACCGCATCGGACAGGGAATCGAGTTCGACTACTGCTGCTGCCACGCCTCCTTCGCCCTGCGCGAGGACGGCTTCGAGACCATCATCGTCAACTGCAACCCGGAGACCGTCTCCACCGACTACGACACCAGCGACCGCCTCTACTTCGAGCCGCTGACCTTCGAGGACGTGCTCGCCGTGTACGAGCACGAGGCCAAGGGCGGCGCGCCCATCGGCGTGATCGTCCAGTTCGGCGGACAGACGCCGCTCAACCTCGCCCTGCCGCTCAAGGCCGCTGGCGTGCCCATCATCGGGACCTCGCCCGAATCCATCGACCTGGCGGAAGACCGCAAGCGCTTCGGCAAGTTGCTGGATGAGCTCAAGATCCCGCAGCCGCCGGGGGGGACGGCCGCCAGCGTCGAGGAGGCCGTGGCCGCCGCCAACCGCGTGTCCTATCCCGTGCTGGTGCGGCCTTCGTACGTACTGGGCGGGCGTGCCATGGTCATCGCCTACGACGACGAATCCGTCATCCACTACATGAAGGAGGCGGTCGAGTACTCGCAGCAGCGCCCCGTGCTCATCGACCACTTCCTCGAGGACGCGGTCGAGGTGGACGTGGACGCGCTCTCTGATGGCTCGGACGTAGTCATCGCCGGCATCATGCAGCACATCGAGGAGGCCGGCATCCACTCCGGCGACTCCTCCTGCGTGCTCCCCGCCGTGGACATCCCCGCGGCCGCGCTGGCCACCATGCGCGACTACACCTTCCGCCTGGCTCGTGCCTTGAACGTCATCGGACTGATGAACATCCAGTTCGCCATCCAGCGCGAGAATGTGTTCGTGCTCGAAGTGAACCCGCGCGCCTCGCGCACCGTGCCTTATGTCTCCAAAGCCACCGGCGTCCCGCTGGCCAAGCTGGCCGCCCGCCTCATGACCGGCCGCAAGCTGCGCGAATTCCTGCCAGCTTGTGTGGATGCGGGCGACTCGCCCGCCAACGAGCTGCCCGTCGGCAGCGGCTACTACGTGAAGTCGCCGGTCTTCCCCTGGTCGAAGTTCCCGGGCGTGGATACGGTGCTCGGCCCGGAGATGAAGTCCACCGGCGAGGTCATGGGCATCGCGGAAACCTTCGGCGAAGCCTTCGCCAAGGCGCAGATCGCCGCCGGGCTGACTCTGCCGGTCTCAGGGAACGCTTTCGTCAGCGTCAATGACCGCGACAAACCCAACGTCGCCGAGGTGGCGAAAAAACTCGTGGAGTTCGGCTTCCGCCTGGTCGCCACCCACGGCACCGCCGACGTTCTCAGCGCCGCCGGGCTGCTGGTCGAGCGCGTCTACAAGGTCCAGGAAGGTCGCCCCAACGTGGTAGACCTCATCAAGGGCGACAAGATCCAGCTCATCATCAATACGCCGCGCGGCGCCGACCCTTGGTTCGACGAGAAGGCCATCCGCCGCGCCGCCATCCAGCACCACATCCCGACCATTACCACGCTCTCGGCCGCGCGCGCCGCCGCCGAAGGCATCGCCGCCCTACAGCGCGGCGAAGTCAACGTCCGCGCCCTGCAAAGCCTGCATGCTGAGCGGCTCAGCTCCACTCGGTAGGTTTCTTTTCTTTACATCCCGAGCGCAGCGAGGGAACCCTACCCTGACTCGGCAGGTTGGGGGAGCAGCGAAAACGAGAGGGCGCGGCTTCAGCCGTGCCGTTAGCCGCCCCAAAAAGAATTGTCATCCCGACCGAGCCCTAGGGAGGGCGCCGTGGCGACCGGACTGAGGGCGAGCGGAGGGACCTGCTTTTCAGCGTGAAAAGACCGCGCCGTGCGGATAGGCGTTGCCATGGAAGCCGTGGGGCCAGGTCTTGCCGTCCATGGCCGGCCCAGACGAACAGATAACGGTGTTTCCCGGCCGGTGAGGCAGAGATAGAGAAGGCGAGAAGAAGGATCGGCAGCAGAAGACGGCGCATGGAGCGGATTCTAGCTGTAGGCCGGGCCGCGCTTGGACTCAGGAGCCGCTGGAGGCGATGCTAGTATGGGTTCAGCCTGACTCTGAGAGCCGAATGGGGAGATTCCAAACCTTCGCTTGGATCGCGAACACGCGATGGTTCCAGGGCTTTCGTAAGCGCCATCCCCGCGCATCGGACTTCCTCGCTCGCCGATTCGCGCCGGGTGGATATCTTGGGCTCCATCTCACCGTTGGACTCGTCGTCAGCATCGCGGCCCTGTGGTTGTTCGGTGGGGTGACGGAAGATGTGATCCATCATGATCCGCTCACGCAATTCGACCGGACGCTGCTCGAATGGCTCCATCAGCATGTCTCCCCAT belongs to Terriglobales bacterium and includes:
- the glmU gene encoding bifunctional UDP-N-acetylglucosamine diphosphorylase/glucosamine-1-phosphate N-acetyltransferase GlmU, which produces MRRPGKAAAAGAGAPRRKARRKASASHTAIAILAAGKGTRLKSRHPKVLHQLAGKALLEHVIAAARRVARPRDIYAIIGHEAERVREGVARTGVRFVLQARQRGTGHALLVARPALERYRDVLVLSGDVPLIRPETLERLLAFHREQKAAMTMLTAELADPTGYGRVLRRRGDEVAAIVEQKSLRPEQAGIREINAGIYVFATKPLFAQLGKLTTENAHREYYLTDIAALLRAAKEKVVALKSEVPEDILGINTRAELATLDAKLRRAKCEELMAAGVTILRPETCMIDAQVRIGRDTVIEPFVQILGKSRVGSDCRIRSYSVLSDTEIGDRVLVRPGCIVDGARIGAGAVLGPYAHLRPGSDIGEEVHIGNFVETKMTRVGKGSKASHLSYLGDARIGAGVNIGAGTITCNYDGRQKHPTIIEDGAFIGSDSTLVAPLRIGKRAYVGAGSSITEDVPAEALAIARGRQVNKAGWVRKRRQAEVQTSKRR
- a CDS encoding gluconeogenesis factor YvcK family protein encodes the protein MTLHPRSNPAYRRFTDRRGQALRVVALGGGSGLSTLLKGLKRFVLTPGEAPGALPAILELTAVVTVTDDGGSSGRLRKEFHILPPDDIRNCLVAMSEDESLLGPLFQHHFRTGAGLKGHSFGNLFVTAVTGITGDFAEAVKFAATILATRGNIFPSTLANVQLEARMHDGSRVRGETRITASPKRIAQVRLVPGRGASRRADLITIGPGSLFTSLIPNLLVRPLARALAASPALKVFVCNLMTQTNESLGMTAADHVRAIYRHGGAPIFDVALVNRIPVTARLKAKYAKQGTEPILPDAKELEKLGVQVVAGDFLKEENGVARHASDAVARALMELGTSVGQRDPQPAATAPALAAAGSEARRIH
- a CDS encoding tetratricopeptide repeat protein, which encodes MAKRGSGMDRPAEASARKPLLPNVPRVAQAVQNYEAGLRAMQAHKFERAQGLLEKVVAGPSRELADRATVHLHNCEQHLARTATAFKTSAEHYDYAVSLMNAGDHDGARAHLEKIHKQAPDADYALYGLAVLECLTGRVEESLRRLDQAIRLNPANRYQARNDSDFQNLGDDPRFTELLYPEPGEAAAAPAPVSGEKSTRTPSRSGSRRKQR
- a CDS encoding CYCXC family (seleno)protein, producing MKRFLTLTFLTLMAIGSAAQFGGYDIPAYHPAPPKKGDPLPPILSGMDLVGPSFKYPFQAKAYQLAAKVPAMLYQQPCYCHCDRSVGHTSLHSCFESVHGAHCSACMKEAFYTYQMHKKGRSAMQIREGIVRGEWEKIDLEKAASIN
- the lepB gene encoding signal peptidase I; this encodes MSAEAPAPLAPPAASGLRSHLRAWARDLVIALGLASFIILFLYQPVKVEGTSMAPGLEDQERIFINKFVYNWEPIQRGDIVVFHYPRDPSKSYIKRVVGVAGDRVQIVNGRVLVNGEVQPEEYVPPGYSDPGSYPETVVPSGSYFVLGDHRNMSNDSREFGPVEQKYIYGKAVFIYWPVEKIGVLR
- the carA gene encoding glutamine-hydrolyzing carbamoyl-phosphate synthase small subunit, with translation MQAILALEDGRVFRGKGYGAKAECYGEVVFNTSITGYQEIFTDPSYAGQIVVLTNPQIGNYGTNPEDNESTRPYIEGLVVREFSKVSSNWRSQQVADEYLEKFKIPVIAEIDSRALVRHLRTHGCKRGVISSLETDVETLIAKACSIPKMDGQDLAKVVSTKQRYVWEVGERSHEPTEVVGVKDQPARFHVVAYDYGIKHNILRKLTSEGCRVTVVPAETRAEDVLTLNPDGIFLSNGPGDPEPCTYAQENIRRLMGRKPIFGICLGHQLIGLALGGKTYKLKFGHHGGNHPVKNLMTRKVEITAHNHNFAVDAESLPMSEVELTHMDLNDQTLEGLRHRNLPLFSVQYHPEASPGPHDSHYLFREFVKMMEECKR
- a CDS encoding GIY-YIG nuclease family protein; protein product: MRGERSYSVYTMASKLRRLYTGMTGDLHKRAFEHKQDLVPGFSSRYRMHWLVHYEKYPNVWSAIDREKEIKGWRRSKKVALIKSENPTWVDLAEHWYDDVPTFFGLRKAGPSLRSG
- the carB gene encoding carbamoyl-phosphate synthase large subunit, with the protein product MPKRTDISKVLIIGSGPIVIGQSAEFDYSGTQACKALKAEGYEVVLVNSNPATIMTDPETADRTYIEPLTREYLEEIIRIESDLCGGRGFALLPTVGGQTALNLAVELADGGVLEKYNVELIGAKLEAIKKAEDRLLFKDAVAKIGLDVPKSALVNNLKDGLEFSGKIGFPVIIRPSFTLGGTGGGLAYNREELVDILARGLDLSPVHEVLIEESVLGWKEYELEVMRDLADNVIVICSIENFDPMGVHTGDSITVAPAQTLTDREYQAMRDAAIAVIREVGVETGGSNIQFAVHPLTGRMVVIEMNPRVSRSSALASKATGFPIAKIAARLAVGYTLDEIPNDITRKTPACFEPSLDYVVVKIPKWQFEKFPGADETLGPQMKSVGEVMAIGRTFKEALMKGIRSLETGKSLRSEKIEPRILTQRLVTPHPERMSYLRYALRQGHTVKELAQMTSIDPWFLYQLKEATDMLMEVERHPLDSVPAEVVREAKRMGISDSRLAEAFRVADGKGATEKIRHLRKKHGIAPVYKLVDTCAAEFESYTPYLYSTYEEEDEAPPTDKKKVIILGSGPNRIGQGIEFDYCCCHASFALREDGFETIIVNCNPETVSTDYDTSDRLYFEPLTFEDVLAVYEHEAKGGAPIGVIVQFGGQTPLNLALPLKAAGVPIIGTSPESIDLAEDRKRFGKLLDELKIPQPPGGTAASVEEAVAAANRVSYPVLVRPSYVLGGRAMVIAYDDESVIHYMKEAVEYSQQRPVLIDHFLEDAVEVDVDALSDGSDVVIAGIMQHIEEAGIHSGDSSCVLPAVDIPAAALATMRDYTFRLARALNVIGLMNIQFAIQRENVFVLEVNPRASRTVPYVSKATGVPLAKLAARLMTGRKLREFLPACVDAGDSPANELPVGSGYYVKSPVFPWSKFPGVDTVLGPEMKSTGEVMGIAETFGEAFAKAQIAAGLTLPVSGNAFVSVNDRDKPNVAEVAKKLVEFGFRLVATHGTADVLSAAGLLVERVYKVQEGRPNVVDLIKGDKIQLIINTPRGADPWFDEKAIRRAAIQHHIPTITTLSAARAAAEGIAALQRGEVNVRALQSLHAERLSSTR